In Geobacter anodireducens, a genomic segment contains:
- a CDS encoding cytochrome C, which yields MTLRKTAGYLWNPISLIGFLLAVVATGLIIAFIAMEMITGIDHPYIGLLVYFAFPGMLILGLILVPIGAWRVRNQRRTEVPEEVPPYPRVDFNDPHKRRLFIFFVLASVIFVLIVSVASILGFEFTESTTFCGELCHVVMEPEHKAWQGSPHARVKCVECHVGPGAEWYVKAKLSGLRQVWAVLTNSYHYPIATPIENLRPARDTCEQCHWPEKFYSGRQRVFYHYAPNKENTPREINMLIKIGGTPKSPHAMGIHWHIGTEVTYIARDRKRLDIPYVAVKQKDGSIVEYMDTEKPLTREEIAKAEKRRMDCIDCHNRPTHIYRSPAREMDEHIVSGQIDAGLPYIKKVAVEILEQPYKSKEEAHAAIEAKLPEYYAKNFPEVAKTKAAAINQAVEHVKDIYARNFFPRMKVTWSTYPNHIGHFYTPGCFRCHDGKHKTSTGKIISKDCTMCHEMIGQKGENIPEGKVVKEFVHPADIGDALYKVNCSDCHMAAAEDSAGGDGHGKH from the coding sequence ATGACATTGCGAAAAACCGCAGGTTACCTCTGGAACCCCATCAGCCTGATAGGGTTTCTCCTGGCCGTGGTGGCCACGGGACTCATCATCGCGTTCATCGCGATGGAGATGATCACAGGCATAGATCACCCCTACATCGGGCTCCTGGTCTATTTCGCCTTCCCGGGCATGCTCATCCTCGGCCTTATCCTCGTACCGATCGGCGCCTGGCGCGTCCGTAACCAGCGGCGGACCGAAGTCCCCGAAGAGGTGCCGCCCTACCCGCGGGTGGATTTCAATGATCCCCACAAGCGCCGGCTGTTCATTTTCTTCGTGCTGGCCAGCGTCATCTTCGTCCTCATCGTGTCGGTGGCGTCCATCCTCGGTTTCGAGTTCACCGAGTCGACCACCTTCTGCGGCGAGCTCTGTCACGTGGTCATGGAGCCCGAGCACAAGGCGTGGCAAGGATCCCCCCACGCCCGGGTCAAGTGCGTGGAGTGCCACGTGGGGCCGGGCGCCGAGTGGTACGTGAAGGCCAAGCTTTCGGGCCTGCGTCAGGTCTGGGCGGTTCTAACCAACAGCTACCACTACCCCATCGCCACCCCCATCGAGAATTTGCGACCGGCCCGGGACACCTGCGAACAGTGTCACTGGCCGGAGAAGTTCTACTCCGGCCGGCAGCGGGTATTTTATCACTACGCGCCCAACAAGGAAAACACCCCCCGTGAGATCAACATGCTGATCAAGATCGGCGGGACGCCCAAGTCTCCCCATGCCATGGGCATCCACTGGCATATCGGCACCGAGGTTACCTACATCGCCCGCGACAGGAAGCGACTCGACATCCCCTATGTGGCGGTCAAGCAGAAGGATGGCAGCATCGTCGAGTACATGGATACCGAAAAGCCGCTTACCCGCGAGGAGATCGCCAAGGCCGAGAAGCGGCGCATGGACTGCATCGACTGCCACAACCGGCCGACCCACATCTACCGCTCACCGGCCCGCGAGATGGACGAGCATATCGTGTCCGGCCAGATCGACGCGGGGCTTCCCTACATCAAGAAGGTGGCGGTGGAGATCCTCGAACAACCCTACAAGTCCAAGGAAGAGGCCCATGCGGCCATCGAGGCGAAGCTCCCCGAGTACTACGCCAAGAACTTCCCCGAGGTGGCCAAGACCAAGGCCGCGGCCATCAACCAGGCCGTTGAGCATGTGAAGGATATTTACGCCCGGAACTTCTTCCCCCGGATGAAGGTCACCTGGAGCACATATCCGAACCACATCGGCCACTTCTATACGCCGGGCTGCTTCCGCTGTCACGACGGCAAGCACAAGACGTCCACCGGCAAGATCATTTCCAAGGACTGCACCATGTGTCACGAGATGATCGGCCAGAAGGGCGAGAACATCCCGGAAGGAAAGGTGGTCAAGGAGTTCGTCCACCCGGCAGACATCGGCGATGCGCTTTACAAGGTCAACTGCAGCGATTGCCACATGGCGGCCGCCGAGGACTCTGCCGGCGGCGACGGCCACGGCAAGCACTGA